Within Actinoplanes sp. L3-i22, the genomic segment TTTCACCACCGCGAAGATCGCGCCCTGCAGCGCCGCGGCGGCGAGCACCTCGCCCCAGCCGCGTTCCTCGTCACCGGCGTCCGGCGCGTCGTCCTCGCCGGCCGCCAGTTTCCAGACCTGTTTGAAGAGCATGCCGGCGACCGCACCGGCCGCGATGCCGAGCACCACGTTCACCGGTTTGAGCGCGACCTTCTCCACCAGCCGGGCCATCAGCGCCTCCCCCGGACGATCAGGATCACGCCGACCACCGCGGCCAGACCGGCCGCGATCAGGACCACCGGGAGCTGATTGCTCCGCACCCGGACGGCCGCGTCGTGCGCGACGTCGCCGGAGACCGCGGCGGTCTGGCCGGCCGCGTCCTTGACGTTCGCCGACGCGTGGCCGGCCACCTCGCGGAGCCGGCCGGTGGCGGAGGCGGCCTGGTCGAGCAGCCGCTGCTTGGTCTGGGTGACCTGCTCGCGGGCGCGGGCCTTGACATCCGCGCGCGCGGCCAGGGCCTGCACGGTCTCGCCCAGGTCGGAACGGGTCTGCTTGATCTCGGCCCGCAGCGCCACCAGATCCGGCTTCCCGGCAGTTCCGTTATTGCCACTATTACCGTTACTACCGCTATTGCCGTTACTACCGCTATTGGCGTTACTACCGTTATTCACGCTCATGCCCGGCCTCGTTCCTTGACCGCCTGCTTGACCTCGTCGACATCGGCTTTCAAGCCCTCGATCGCGGCCTTCGGCTCAGCGGGCATGGCGCGGCGGAGTTGCGACCGGCCGATCAGCACCAGCACACCGGCCACCAGGAAGATCGCCACGGTGACCACCAGGCTCGCCAGCCAGAGCGGCCAGACCAGGCTCAACGCGATGATCGCGGTCGCGATCGAGGCACCGACACCGTACATCGCCAGCACACCGGCGCCGCTGAACAGACCGACGCCGATCCCGGCGTGTTTGCCCTTCTCGGCCAGTTCGGCCTTGGCCAGAGTCAGTTCGTCCCGAACCAGCTTGCTCAGTTGCTCACTGGCGCGCTGGACGAGTTCCGCGGTGGATTGGTCGGATAACGGTCGGGCCCTGCCGTCGAGCACATCGGCCATCGTGTCCCCCTTTCGCTTGTCCGGGTGTATGCCCTGATCACATCTGCCTCAATCCTTC encodes:
- a CDS encoding DUF4235 domain-containing protein, translating into MARLVEKVALKPVNVVLGIAAGAVAGMLFKQVWKLAAGEDDAPDAGDEERGWGEVLAAAALQGAIFAVVKAAVQRGGAIGTKRVTGHWPD
- a CDS encoding DUF3618 domain-containing protein, yielding MALRAEIKQTRSDLGETVQALAARADVKARAREQVTQTKQRLLDQAASATGRLREVAGHASANVKDAAGQTAAVSGDVAHDAAVRVRSNQLPVVLIAAGLAAVVGVILIVRGRR
- a CDS encoding phage holin family protein, with translation MADVLDGRARPLSDQSTAELVQRASEQLSKLVRDELTLAKAELAEKGKHAGIGVGLFSGAGVLAMYGVGASIATAIIALSLVWPLWLASLVVTVAIFLVAGVLVLIGRSQLRRAMPAEPKAAIEGLKADVDEVKQAVKERGRA